The Watersipora subatra chromosome 1, tzWatSuba1.1, whole genome shotgun sequence genome has a window encoding:
- the LOC137387061 gene encoding cytosolic carboxypeptidase-like protein 5 — protein sequence MFDRIGRPVSNSFESSLMFLWWLFDDADAASKVLKVMEDNSSEYLLHEPSIKSPKHEPQTFHSTDLESLPITGDDFRFGNILFTSKFDSGNLQRVEKVFKESSSTEKPGYVDPVPDVEFNVWTRPDCTGTQFENTCRSWFYFGIKGYIPGKLCKINIMNMNKQGKLYSQGHSPIYRILPHRPQWQRLKEKCLFECSLTEFTLTFYYRFPECRGTVYFSFCYPWSYTESQQQMVQFDTKFYGADADVTNRNDEDIYYHRELFTRSLDGLRVDLLTISSYHGISEEREPVFDELLFPDHSIPRCRQFFGKRVFILTSRVHPGESPASHVYNGFIKFLLRPDDIRAKQLRKQYVFKLIPMLNPDGVVRGHYRTDSRGINLNRLYLNPTFDLYPTIYAAKSLLVFHHVNNCQTRKDYIPDMSVIFSNIKPHKAKSKSSGSGRSTESCASMSSPCLGIGVAPPSPATGVNGYDALKNEGRDSEVAMKRCSSETSEQMDTYSIIGGEVPHLSHPRLRFIPAQESGIAFYVDLHGHASKRGCFMYGNHLTEEEKVVDNLLFPKLISMNSAHFDYGGCNFTEKNMYTKDRKDGHSKEGSGRVAVHKAIGITHSYTLECNYNSGRLVNSLASPADGRITPPPVAAFPPKFTEAHFEEVGRAMAISAIDYTNTNPCSRIQYSELPSVYAVRDWLRRSLRANKGPRYSRPSMTVNPKLFAKSIGQLFLTKSEPIARPIAPIHAASNSNDITNKTGFSFGRTARFSDGNSQPSVASCPSRKLGGDLAPVRDAHRRSFSLPSPTMLAKCAGSQKPRTLSDMTPTKSYSLRLMHTLSRQANKPLQSLQMKLPENNQKAKLQNGQSKNEQAKGGDSTSSTIEQVLPPDSYGNLIDKAPITSSEGNDITPLNDRVKELGIVLEKTSIKIDKKLASKGSKTKKGTNIKATCSDRATPRNGLLQGSNIALSCRDRETGEGEKMAANRKEKEGKQFERKLKSRMSQLEHSEAYWVQL from the exons atgtttgacaggatTGGCAGACCTGTAAGTAACTCATTTGAatcgtctctaatgtttctctggtggctttttgatgatgctg ATGCTGCATCTAAAGTTTTGAAAGTGATGGAGGATAACAGTTCTGAGTATTTACTCCATGAACCCTCTATTAAGTCGCCAAAGCACGAACCTCAAACGTTTCACTCAACTGACTTAG AATCTCTGCCAATTACGGGTGATGACTTCCGATTTGGAAATATTCTCTTCACATCAAAATTTGATTCTGGAAATTTGCAAAGGGTAGAGAAGGTGTTTAAGGAGTCTAGTTCAACAGAAA AGCCTGGATATGTAGACCCAGTACCAGATGTAGAATTCAATGTATGGACTCGACCTGATTGTACTGGAACCCAATTTGAAAACACCTGCAG atcaTGGTTCTACTTTGGGATCAAAGGATACATTCCTGGCAAGCTCTGCAAAATAAACATAATGAATATGAACAAGCAAGGAAAGCTATACTCTCAGGGCCATAGTCCAATATACAGGATATTACCTCACAGGCCTCAATGGCAACGACTTAAAGAAAAATGCTTGTTTGAA TGCTCTCTCACAGAATTCACATTGACATTCTATTATCGTTTTCCGGAATGTCGCGGTACGGTCTATTTTTCCTTCTGCTATCCGTGGTCTTATACAGAATCTCAACAACAGATGGTCCAGTTTGACACAAAATTCTATGGTGCTGATGCAGATGTTACCAACAG AAATGATGAGGACATTTATTATCACAGAGAGCTGTTCACCAGATCCTTAGACGGGCTGCGTGTTGACCTTCTTACCATATCTTCATATCATGGTATTTCTGAGGAAAGAGAACCTGTTTTTGATGAACTTCTATTCCCCGATCATAGCATTCCACGATGTCGGCAGTTTTTTGGAAAGCGT GTTTTCATTCTAACGAGTAGAGTTCATCCTGGCGAGTCCCCAGCGAGTCATGTGTACAATGGATTTATCAAATTTTTGTTGCGACCTGACGATATACGAGCAAAACAGTTACGCAAGCAGTATGTTTTCAAGTTGATACCTATGCTCAACCCGGATGGAGTCGTTAGAGGTCATTACAGGACTGACTCTAGAGGTATTAATCTCAATCGCCTCTACCTCAATCCAACATTTGACCTTTACCCAACTATCTACGCCGCCAAATCATTACTTGTTTTTCATCATGTGAACAACTGTCAGACGCGTAAGGACTATATACCAGATATGTCAGTTATATTTAGTAACATTAAACCGCATAAGGCAAAATCAAAAAGTTCAGGCTCTGGTCGCAGCACAGAGAGTTGTGCATCTATGTCATCTCCTTGTTTGGGAATCGGTGTAGCGCCACCATCACCTGCAACAGGTGTCAATGGCTATGACGCGTTGAAAAATGAAGGAAGAGATAGTGAAGTGGCAATGAAGAGGTGTTCAAGTGAGACGAGCGAGCAGATGGACACCTACTCAATCATTG GGGGAGAAGTGCCACATTTGAGTCACCCGAGGTTACGATTCATACCGGCTCAGGAAAGTGGGATAGCATTTTATGTGGATCTTCATGGTCATGCCTCTAAGCGTGGTTGTTTTATGTATGGTAACCATTTGACGGAGGAAGAAAAAGTG GTAGATAATCTATTGTTTCCTAAGCTCATATCCATGAACAGTGCTCATTTCGACTACGGAGGCTGTAACTTCACAGAGAAGAACATGTACACAAAAGACAGAAAAGACGGGCACTCAAAGGAGGGTAGCGGTCGAGTAGCCGTGCACAAGGCTATCGGCATCACACATAG CTACACTCTCGAGTGTAACTATAATTCTGGGCGGCTAGTCAACTCTTTAGCCAGCCCAGCCGATGGAAGGATAACTCCTCCTCCAGTGGCTGCGTTTCCACCTAAGTTCACCGAAGCTCATTTTGAAGag GTCGGTAGGGCAATGGCGATATCAGCTATAGACTACACAAATACCAACCCCTGCTCAAGAATACAATATTCAGAGCTTCCCTCAGTCTATGCTGTACGGGACTGGCTACGAAGGTCCCTTAGAGCTAACAAGGGGCCTAGGTATAGCAGACCTTCTATGACAGTCAACCCTAAACTCTTTGCTAAAAG CATTGGTCAACTCTTCTTGACAAAAAGTGAGCCTATCGCCAGACCAATTGCTCCGATACACGCAGCTTCTAACTCAAATGATATAACAAACAAAACTGGATTCAGCTTTGGTCGGACTGCCCGTTTCAGTGATGGCAACTCGCAGCCGTCTGTAGCATCGTGTCCAAGTAGAAAACTAGGAGGTGACTTGGCACCTGTTCGAGATG CGCACCGTCGCAGTTTCTCTCTGCCTTCTCCCACTATGCTTGCCAAATGTGCCGGTTCACAAAAGCCCAGAACCCTTTCCGATATGACACCCACCAAGTCCTACTCTTTGAGAT TGATGCACACCTTGTCCAGACAAGCAAACAAACCCCTACAGTCACTGCAAATGAAACTGCCAGAAAATAACCAGAAAGCAAAGCTACAGAATGGCCAATCAAAGAATGAACAAGCAAAAGGGGGTGATTCAACCTCATCAACTATAGAACAA GTGCTTCCACCTGACTCATACGGTAATCTAATAGACAAAGCTCCAATTACTTCGTCTGAGGGAAATGACATCACACCGCTTAATGACCGGGTAAAGGAGCTTGGTATTGTTCTCGAAAAGACCTCGATAAAGATTGACAAAAAGTTGGCATCCAAAGGAAGTAAAACCAAAAAAG GTACTAACATTAAGGCTACCTGCAGTGATCGGGCTACACCCAGGAATGGTCTACTGCAAGGATCAAATATAGCCCTATCCTGTAGAGACAG AGAGACCGGTGAAGGGGAAAAAATGGCAGCAAATAGAAAAGAAAAAGAA GGCAAACAGTTTGAGAGGAAACTAAAGAGTAGAATGAGCCAACTGGAGCACTCGGAAGCCTACTGGGTGCAACTATGA